The genomic DNA GTATTTGTGCATCACTGTCAACAGCTCTGAGGACGGGACACTTCTGTCTGCGTGCACAAGGGGTTGCTGTTAGCACACATTACGAAGCTGTGCAGGCAGAGCTGGTGTTTTCCACGCTGTGATGGATCTGTGCTCAAAGCAGACGGAGCAAAGTATGAAAGATGAGCATGAAATAACCACAGCATTGCAGGTTTCGCTGTCTTCTCCtactttaagtgtgtttttcacCCCCCCGCTGTCCCACTGCCCACTTCATAAGAGCCGTTAATTTGAATATTCATAATCCTACTGCTGCCACCtcttcagcagcatctctgcaCAGCGAGAGGTGTTAACTGTTTATCTACATAAACTCCCCCTGCTGCCTGAGAGCGTGGATGGATGCTGCATGTCAACACGCTGTTATTATTTTAGCAAGCAAAAATCGTGATCACCCAAATTCCTGCCATCATCATTCAATGAATGGCTGAAGTTATTCATGAATGACTGCTGGATTCAAGCTGCCCGCTTCTTTCAAAGGAAGGAAACATTTCAGCCGCTATGTCATCATCCTCACGCTCAGCAGTATGTGTGATCACATTGTGTGATGCCATCTTTAAACTGTGGCTCCTCGTGTTACAGGTCCTGGATTTAAAGAGAATAAACTgacagaagaaataaaaagtcTAAGGGTCTGTGGACACACAGCGTTTTATACCAAATTTGGTTGACTTATAAGTCACGGAGGCCCCCTACTGAGCAAGATAAATATAGCTTAACTTAAATGACAGCGTTTTTCTAGACATTCATTTAACCTAAAGCACGGAGACTTAATGGAGAAGAGATGTCTGACAACAGCTGGAAAATACATGGCTGATATTTATAGAGTAGCTGTTATATTGGCTTATATGTGTGTTTAAAGACGCCTAcgcctgagagagagagagggagagggagagggaggagaaagggagaggaagggagagggaggaagggagagggagggagggagagaagagagagagaggagagagggaggagagagacgagagagagggagaggagagagagaggagagagggagagggagaaagagaggagagaggggggagagggagagaggagagagagagaggagggagagagggggagagggagagagaggagagagggagagagaggagaaggggagagggagggaggagagaggagggagagagaggagagagggagggagaggagagagagagagcagggagagagaggagagagagacagagggagaagagagagagagggagagggagagagagagggagaggaagggagagagagggagggagagaggagggagagagaggaggggggagagagggggagagagagagaggagagggagggagagagagagagaggagagagagacagaaggagagggaggctgcacggtggagtGGAGGACTGTGCTTCAGTCTGTTGGCGCTCAGATGCGTTATTGCGCACACAGCGGGCTGAACTACAGCCGCGACTCCAACTCCGACCCAAGTGTGCAGGCGTCCGTTCCGCGAgcggcagacagacagcagccgcTTCGCACCGCTGCGGAAAACTTGCGTTCATTTGCTTTTCTCCgttaactgaagacagaagtGATGCTGAGTATGCGGATCGACTCCGAGGCTGCATGAAGTGCGATTCTGCCATCTGAGAGCAGTTGAATGTGCTCCTTATCCGTTTATTTCAGAGGATTACTCCTTCCCTCAGAAAGGATGGGTAAGTCATTACGATCTTCACAATTTACTGACACAGTTTCTGCCTCTTCAGGCTCTTCGGAGCAGCCATGATCATTTTTTACTGACAGCTTTATTAGTTCTCAAACTGAATGTTCACATCTGAAGGAGGCGGAGGGCTGCTGTTTATTTGAACATGGATTTAAATCATGTCACCCTTTCCCTCCACACGTGTCTGAATATTTTCGTCTTAAAAGTAGTAACATCAGATTGTGCTGATGAATTCTTCATGAAGCAGCTCTGGTGCCTCAGACATCAgacctggagctgctgctcctcactaCATGATCTCCTGTTTGATGAATGAATTTCTCACCTTTACTTGTTTGAACGTCTCTGATCCCACTCTTTCTCAAAGCGAGTCACCCCTTTGATTGCTTGTGCTCCACTCTACCCCCAACAGGTTCTGTGATGCTGGACTGGAGGttatcatttcttcttctgcaggcagctgttttgctgctgctcagcgaGGGGGAGAGGATGTGCCCGGCGAGTTGTCGCTGCGAAGGAAAGATTGTTTATTGCGAATCTGGCATCTTCCAAGACATCCCAGAAAACATCACCACAGGATGCCAAGGTCTGTCTCTGCGCTATAACAACCTGATGGTCCTGCTGCCCTACCAGTTCGCTCATCTCAATCAGCTGATCTGGCTGTACTTGGACCACAACGCCATCAACGCCATCGATGCTTTGGCGTTCCACGGTGTGCGCAGGCTCAAGGAGCTGATCCTCAGCTCCAACAAAATAAGCCATCTGCACAACAACACGTTCAGCGCCATCCCGAACCTGCGAAATTTAGACTTATCCTACAACCAGCTGCAGTTTCTGCAGCCAGGACACTTTTACGGACTGCGCAAGCTACAGAACCTCCACCTTCGGTCCAACGGACTGAAGCAGATCATCGTTCGTACCTTTCTGGAGTGCCGCAGCCTGGAGTTTCTGGACTTGGGTTACAATCGCCTGCGGAGCCTCACCCGCACGACGTTCTTGGGCCTGTTCAAGTTGAAAGAACTTCATTTAGAGCACAATCAATTTTCCAGgattaatttcttcattttccctCGCCTTACCAACCTCCAGGCTCTTTACTTGCAATGGAACCGCATTCGATCCATCAATCAAGGCGTGCCTTGGACCTGGCACAAACTACAGAAACTGGACCTGTCAGGGAATGAGATCCAAATCCTGGACCCGGCGGTTTTCCAGTGTATGCCGAACTTACAAATACTCAACCTTGAATCCAACAAGCTCAGCAGCGTGCCCGTGGAAGCTGTGGCAGCGTGGACGTCGCTGACCACCGTCAGCCTGGCGGGGAACGCCTGGGACTGCAGCCCCAGCATCTGCCCCCTCATGGGCTGGCTCAGGAACTTCAGAGACTCCAAAGACATCAGCATGATCTGCAGCAGCCCCAAGTCTGTGCAGGGCGAGCGAGTCGTGGACGTGGTGAGGAATCACTCCACCTGCCTGGATGCGTCCAGCATGTTCTCCACAACCGCTCTCATCCTTCTGACTTCAACCCAAGTTGTGAACATCACAGCTCACCTCCCCACCTCTGGTGTCACACACCTGGCTCGCACTGAGTCACCTGTGCAGGGATTAACCACATCGCGAGTCCGTCCGAGCGGGGCGGACAAAAAGACGACCACAACCACCAGCTCCACGTCGCCCACCTCCCGCGAACCCCCCACGTCCTTTATCCCAGAGCCCCAGTTTGAGCACATGGCGTTCCATAAAATCATTGCGGGCAGCGTCGCCCTGTTCCTGTCGGTGTCATTGATCCTGCTGGTTATTTATGTGTCGTGGAGGCGCTACCCCAACACCAtgaggcagctgcagcagcactcagTCAACCACAAGCGCCGGAAAAAGGCCCGCAAGCAGGAGCAGGACCTTAACTCTCAGCTGCAAGAGTACTATCTGAGCTACCATTCGAACTCGGAGACGATGGACTCTTTGGTGACTGAGGCCAGGCCGTGCACATGCACCATATCAGGATCCATAGAGTGTGAGGTCTGAGCTGGCCGCTCCGCCGAGACTGAAACTGCATTTGCTAAGCAGAGGTAAACGGTTTTTCCACGAGATGAAGTGATTTTATCTCTAACGCGAGATGATGGATTCTGCAGCGCTTTGGGGCAGAGTACAGTATAACTTGCACAGAAAAGAAGGCTGGATATATTATCACCCTGACTGACACGAGAGCAGTGGCGGTCAGCCAGGTGTGTATGATCTAATGTAACGTCCGGACCTCCGCTGCAGCAGAAGTCGGCTCTGCAGAGGGACTGACCTTATCCTTAGTCGAAGTATATCGCCATAGAAGCAGAGAAGCCACTTTTTACTCGCTAGGTTTGATTTGTATTATGTAGCTTGTCGAGCATttaggatgtgtgtgtgtgtgtgtgtgtgtgtgtgtgtgtgtgcatcgttgggtgtgtgtgagagtgtgttatGGGAGCAGCTGATCTCTTGGTCTCCCGGTTTGCTGACTTCTGATTGGACGAGTTACCGTTAGTCTCACAGATGCTTTTTGTCCAGTTGCTTTGCGTTCGGCATTCCGGTGCAGACGAAGCACCTCCACCAAACACGAGGGGGCGGAGGCAGAGAGCGCCGCGTCCCGATCGTTTGCATGAACTCATCCTCCTTCCTCCAGACGCTCCTCCCTCTTATTAAATGATCCGCCCTAATCGATGATAAAAGCTGAATTTTGGTTCATTGTGGTTCAAACcaaacaaagtaaaactcaCGAGTCGAATCTCAGGACTGATGTTTTCAGGTCCAGACGACCTCGATGTGTCACAGCGACGATGTTGATTTTCATAAAGACTTTTGTATTGATTGTTCTTATCATTATGATTATGCATTGTTTGTGTAAACACATGACCGTATGGGTACTAGGCATTCTATGTGATAATGACTGTATAATTAAAAGTAACACTGACAACTGATgaaaacttgtgtgtgtgatgagaatATTGACGAGtggtgcttcacacacacactgtgctctgGATTTTAGGagctacatttcatttcattggaTTTGCTGCTGCATGAGAGCGAGCTGACATATTTTCCATCACGCGTCTTGTTTTCTGGCTCTCTCCTCTTCTATCCCCTCCTGGCGCTACAGTATTGACAGCAGTATCGATTGCATCTGAGTTACACACCTCAGACTCCGGGTAGGGGGCCCGTGTCGGTCCCTGGGACATCACTGAGCCGCTGTGCCGCCGAGCTGTTTTATACTCTTGGTTTTCTCCTAAACAGCAAGCAGAGGCCGAGTAGGCGATCCCGTTCTTTGCTTGAAAGACAGTCCTGTCCCTGAAAGCAAGAGCAGATTGAGAATCTCCCTTTTACATAACCACCAATCCTCCGTCAGCCtggaaatgctgctgtgtgctgagaggagggagagaataGAGGCTGTCCACTGAAGGACACGCGGTGTTACGGGTCAAAGCAGTTATGCCATTAAGAAGATATCACCCACCTTGGTGTGCCGACTTCCTCCTTCCTCATTATCTCCATCGGCCGTGAGCCTTGAGGGGAtcacgtgtgtgtttctgcctgcAGCTAATCTCACATGCTGCTGGACCCATCACGCACACATATGACTGCATGTCCAAGAAGCTCTCGTGGTGGCGAACCTTTACGGGCCAGCAGGGGCCAGCAGGGGCCAGCAGGGGCCAGCAGGGGCCAGCAGTGATCAACAACTGCTTCCAGACGTACCTGCCAGAGATCTGCGAGCATGCCGCTAGATGTTTCCCCGCCTGCTCGCTGCGAGCAGAGGAAATTAGCCTGCACCAGGGGACGAACGCGCATGCATTAAGGCAGGCAGGACTGTGTGTGGAAGCTGttaaaaaaggtgtttttattcCTGCATAACACTCAACTCCACATCAATCCAAGCTTCGCCCACAGCCGTCAGCTGCTTTCAGACTCCTCCTTGTTATCAGCCATTAGCATGttcacacagtttgtgtgcagCCAAAGTTTCCGAGCGGTCAAAGGTTGTTCAGATAAGGATTTATGATTTCCCATAATTCACTTTCTAAACATGACTCAGGCTTTCTGTAGCCTGCAGGCGTGGAGGCACGCTGCCAACAGAATTCATATCCATATATTTACTTTGCAGCACTTGCACATATGATGAATTTCCTTCAAGGGCCAATGGGAAAATCTGAGAGGCCATTACAAAAAATGCAATATGAACAGAACAAATGATTTGTTGATCTAATTCTGGCAGATATTGTAATTAGTGTttgatttgtcattttgtgagtGATGAAAAGCGGTTTCCTGCGTTTTGAAATCTTTCAGTGTTGTGTAGCTAAGAAAAGAATGCTGATTAGAGAGCTGTGGTCCGCATTTTGCAGATCATTATCGAGGGTGTTTGGTGGGATGAAAAATGGTGGGAGTCCACAGTATTGACTTATTATAACAATGCACAAATAGAAGCACGCTGCACCGGCACAATGCGAAGGAAAAAACCCTccaagaaatgaaaaatgtctttttgaaTTAATAAACGTGGCTGATGAGCAAGGCCGAAGTGAGAATGAATGGATGTGCTCTGAgagctgcagcatgttttctCTGCGCTTCCTGTAAACACTCACTGCGAGGGGTCGCTCGCTCAGCCGTCATTGCCAGCCATGAAATTTTGATTTGCATCTCTCACCGGGGATCTTTGCTAAGGCAACATGTGTGTAGCTTTCTGTTCATCTTTGCCAAAGGTTATGATTTAAAAGCCCGGCGCGATAAACTGATGCAGCAGCCATGAAACATCACggctgctgctttcagtttATCGTCTGTGTTCCTCAAATAGCAACGCAGACTCGCAGCAGTTTGTCACGATGTTTGTTCTGTAGGATTCGAACACGTGGACGCACGTTTTCCTTAACACTCAAATGAATGTACTTCAGCTGGAAGCATCTCTTTAGAGATCTGTCTGGTCCATCCTTTCTCACTCTTTATGCTCATCCTTTACTTTGAAAGTCCCGCTGAGTcacagaacaaatgaaacatttgtgtTCATGTAtcacaaaaacagattaaataTCACGACTATTTCATGAACTGCACATTTTCCTTTtatctgatttcattttatgaGGTGAGTCAGTCAAAGAAAATGTTGTACATTCAGCTAAAAATGCTTGAGGATCAGCAGCATCATGTCcatcagcttagcttagcataaagactggaaacaggaggtcTCACTCTGTCCGAAGATGACAAAATCTGCCAACTTTAAAACCGTTAGTCCgtctaaaataaaaaacaaagagtaaaaacctgacagcagctggactTTCTGGttgaatatatttaatatttaacaaaCTGTATTTAACAGAAGTGAGAAATAAAGGAGCTGCAGCCTTCACACAGTCAGGCTTATGCTGTTTCCAAtattaatgctaagctaagctaacaggccgCCGGCTGAGGCCTCTCACTTAGCATACAGACAAGAGCCacatcaatcttttcatctctctgagCAGAAAGTGAATTAACAGGTTCTGTAAGTTCTGTAGATGTTTAAAGCTCCTTTCCTCGagcatatttcattattccacTCCGTCTCTTATGTTTGTTCTGCCCAGCATACCGTCCTCTTCAAGGATGAGCGAGCCAGGGAGGGTTTAAATTGGACGAAATGAGCTCGGCAGACAGAGGagggtctgtctgtctttctgtctgtctctggtaACAACTAGCAGAAGTTCATCTTCTCCTCTATGAATTTAAGGGAACACGTACCTCGAAGCTAGCTGGTCAACATAATGAGTTCCAGGCTGTTAAATTCAAAATTAACGTCAGCTGAAAAATGGAGTCAGTGAAGTATGAAAGTATTCAAAGACAGTTTGTGACAGTTTGGGGGGACATAGTTGTCCCGTCTCCTGTGCTCCAAAACAGGACTTCTTTGTTCCTGCACCTTTTGTGCGCTGTATGTCACCTGTAAAATTCATTTGAATGCTAATGCTTTACAGCCTTTGTTACATGTCCCAGTTGGccctcagaggaggaaaaatggcTCCTCGCTGCTTTGTTCATATTAAAGTGGAGGTCAGAAAAGACCTTTCAGCGAGCAGTACAGCAGAGAACCGCATCACTGTTCCAACAAGAGGACGGTCGTTAGAGTGTCGCACAAAGACTTTGGAAAGAGCTTCCAAGAAGATGATTTTGTGCTGTAAcgtattcattcattcattcattcattcattcattcattcatatgcaTCTTTCCATTTCATTAACTTGAACCTTGATTATGTACAGATATGAGAGCGTGTGGACgctctgaaagcagcagaaatattcACTCTGCTCTGGTCAGCCGCTCggtttttcacaataaaacagctTCCTGTGTCACTTTCAGCGATGTTGTGTGAAGTGGAGAGACTGTTTCAAACATTTGGTGTCAAacgttttcatttttttcatccgTAACGAGCTCGTTCCCAGAGCGGCTTCTGTTTGCTCAGCGTCAGGAAGTCATCAGCGGCGTAAAGCCACTTAACAGCTCGACCTTTGTAGCTGCATCTTCACTTCCCTTTGACAGGACGTCTGCTGCATTTAGAGTCTTATGTAATATTTATGTGTCTTGTAGTCAGATTTAGACCTTAGATTAAGCGATGTTGTCTCTAACACATGCTGCTGTACATGCACACGCTGTGTAATATAGTGCTTTCTTTGCAGAGGTTACCtcattgtttcactgtttctttGATTTATTTCCCCGGATCTTTCAACAGCTCTGCttcccacaccggggaaatcAACCAAAAGCCAACAACAATTAAACCTATAAGATTTATAAGCAGCACACCTGCTCATATTGTTGTTTCCTGAGTAATAAAACAGCGATATGGTACCTACGATAAAGACGGTGCGCTGGTGTCCACGGAGGATCCACTTTAGAGGTAAAAAAGGAAAGACATTCAGCCCTGAGAAAAGAAATTTCCTGTGTTTGgtagcctcacacacacacacacacacacacacacacacacacacacacacacacacagaggactcaAACACAAAGGCAGCGCTGTGATttgacagctgtctgtgtgactgacagacaAGCTGACTTGACAAAAGTAGAACAAAAGGAAATAACAAGGATAAATAAAAGATGTGAACTCATCCCGTCCACATCCTCTGCGTCGTCGTCGCTGCTGTTGTTTCAAGTGAAGAGGAGCCGAAATAAGAAGCGATCATCGGCTAAACGTGAGCGAGGAACAGCACGTTCGGTCTGTgctgagacagaagcagaaacgCTGCCGTCATAAATGGCTGTAAAATATTGCTCTTATTAAGAGTTTCCTCCTGACAGAGGTCCCTCAGGCTCCATGCTCTGGGCCTCTCTGCTACTGCATGAATGATAGCAGCATTAGCGCAGCAGAGGCCTACAGTGCTCTGAAACATCCTAATAAAGATAAAAAGCACCGAACCCGCCGTCATTACCACAGAGACTCCGCGGTGAGCGTTGTTAAAGGgtctgaagaagaagcagcGCTGGCTTCCTGCGGAGGTCTGAACCTGGTGGCAGCTGGGGTTTCCCTGCAGGGCCTCCTGATGTCTGAGCAGCACGCTCTCCTTCGCCTGTTTGTAAAGTGCCGTGAGGTAATCTGTGGCTTCTCTTGACCCCCGCTGGCAACGTCAGCATCGGCCTGGCACGGCTGACGCTGCGgcataaataataaaagcacattttcagcaGAGCGTGTTTGCTAATTAGAGCAAAGATCCATCAGCAGAAGTGGATGTATATCACGTTTGACAGCAGTGTCATTATGACGCCGCTCTGTCATTTTGACGCTTTTTTGGCTGGAGACTCAAACGTCCTCCACGCCTCTGTTAACAGTGTGTTCCTCGTGGCTCCAGCAGGACACTGAAACTCTCACTTCACGTCATGTCAGCTGCAGCTTGACTGAAGTTAAAGGTGTGAGAGACGctggcggcggcggtggcggctGGAGCTTCGTCCTCTGTTTTCAAGCgtccagcagcagaacaagctgaagGTTTCTAAGTTAAATATGAGGATGTGTGTTTTACTGAGACGTCTCTGCTAACAGTGACTATCATCCTGCTCTTTATCTGTATGTTTCAGAGTAACAAAGCAGAGTGAGAAACGCTCCTCGCACTGCGTTCACCCAAACAATCCAATGTTCCCTCCACCGTTCAATGTGATATTTACATCCAGCTCAATAACACATTAATTAGCCGAGGGAATGATTGCTCTGTGTTTCCAGTCTGATCTATACCTCCTGACATTTATGAACGAGGCTTTAGCTGAAATACGTTTGGCATTGTGCTTCTCGGAGACAAAGCTCCTGCAGATCATCATGAACGCGCAGATTACTGCAGCTGGAAGTGCTGAGCTCATTAATTAGCGGCTAACTGATGAGAATTTCTTTTTCTCGACTTTAATGCCCCGATTGCTCTCAAAATAATTCATCACTGCTGGGTATCTATTGaatcacttttatttttgtacaatTAGCATGATTTCCATTTTAATACCTTATGCAATATGTAAATTCCTTTATTAAAATACATCATGCACACGGCGCTTAATGCAGCCGTCTCCATGAAGTTAGGATAATTGGTGTCGTCGTGTGCACTGAGTGTTGTCATGGCAAATTGCTTTGCCTGGTTAGAccagaaagacattttaacattttaaacaggttttatttatttatctgcttTGTTCTATGGACGGAggaatgcatgcatgcatggcAGAGCAGCAAGGAAGCCAAAACGACTGAGCCACAGAGGAGCTTCGGTTTGGTCAtctgaagcgtgtgtgtgtgtgtgtgtgtgtgtgcgtgcgtgcgtgcgtgcgtgcgtgcgtgcgtgcgtgtgtgtgtgtggacctaACCTCCGAAGGACAGCTATCTGCTGTGGGAGTTGCCGGAGTTGTAAACACATTGCATTAACTTTTAACATGCCACCGTctcgtctgtgtgtttgaattgCAAAACCAGCATAAATAAATCAGGTTCATGTATTAGATTAATACATTAGCAGCTGCACTGATCTGAATATGCACAGCAGTAAAATAACGCTGAAAGGATGAGGGAGGCAataatctgtgtttttcatattgTCAAACAATCCCATTAAAAGCCCAAAGCCACTGATGCGTTGGTCCGTCCCTCAGCTCGTCCCCAGCCCGCCTGTGGTTCCTGGGTCCAGCTGAAGGCTCATGAATGTTTACTTTTATTAAAAACGAAGGCTTCATAATTCCTCCTAACAGCTGCTAACTGTAGTGTCAAACCTCACTTAATCCAGATTAAACAGTGCGGTCGGTGGGGTC from Chaetodon trifascialis isolate fChaTrf1 chromosome 6, fChaTrf1.hap1, whole genome shotgun sequence includes the following:
- the LOC139332609 gene encoding leucine-rich repeat transmembrane neuronal protein 4-like, giving the protein MCSLSVYFRGLLLPSERMGSVMLDWRLSFLLLQAAVLLLLSEGERMCPASCRCEGKIVYCESGIFQDIPENITTGCQGLSLRYNNLMVLLPYQFAHLNQLIWLYLDHNAINAIDALAFHGVRRLKELILSSNKISHLHNNTFSAIPNLRNLDLSYNQLQFLQPGHFYGLRKLQNLHLRSNGLKQIIVRTFLECRSLEFLDLGYNRLRSLTRTTFLGLFKLKELHLEHNQFSRINFFIFPRLTNLQALYLQWNRIRSINQGVPWTWHKLQKLDLSGNEIQILDPAVFQCMPNLQILNLESNKLSSVPVEAVAAWTSLTTVSLAGNAWDCSPSICPLMGWLRNFRDSKDISMICSSPKSVQGERVVDVVRNHSTCLDASSMFSTTALILLTSTQVVNITAHLPTSGVTHLARTESPVQGLTTSRVRPSGADKKTTTTTSSTSPTSREPPTSFIPEPQFEHMAFHKIIAGSVALFLSVSLILLVIYVSWRRYPNTMRQLQQHSVNHKRRKKARKQEQDLNSQLQEYYLSYHSNSETMDSLVTEARPCTCTISGSIECEV